A segment of the Panacibacter ginsenosidivorans genome:
AAAACTCATGTAAAGTATAATAAAAATACTACCAAGACCAAGCACTGCAAGCCCGGCAACACCAAGCCCCATTACTGAGCCACCAGTGAAGGAAACATTGAGTGCTTTCGCCAGGCTTGTTCTTGCTGCCTGTGCCGTACGCACATTAGCTTTGGTAGCCACACGCATACCTATATAACCTGCTGTTGCGCTGAACACACCACCCACTATAAAAGAGATGGCGATAGACCAATGCGATTCAGGGTTGCTGTTTGCCATTACACCTAATAATATGGCAGCAATAATTACGAAGTAGGAAAGAATCTTCCATTCAGCTTTCAAAAAAGCCATGGCACCTTCAGCAATATATGCACTTATCTCTTGCATCCGTGCATTACCCGGGTCTTGTCTGGAAACCCAGTTAAATTTGATCAACGTGTAAAGAAGCCCGATAATACCCATCAAAGGAACTGCATAAAACAAACTGTTCATAAGCAAATGTTAGTATTTTAAAAATGGTCGTAAATATAGGGGATTAATATTAAAATCAAACCAAACTAATTGCTGCCACAGCATTTGGGGAAAAGGGGTGGATTTTTTTATAAAGGGCATTGATATTTTGTTTCACGAATGTTGAATTAACTATTTGTACAAGCTTCAGTATTTCATGGCCACCTGGTTGTGTCACTCACTTGTGCTAAATAACGTTGGGCATCTGTAATTAATTTATGTATGCATTACGTGCTTATATTTAATACCACATTATTATCCTTTTCTTAATTATAAAATTATGATACTTAAAAAAAATACTTTTTTAAAAATTGCTGCTACATTAATATGTTTTACTATTGGTTTTCACACAAACGCACAAACTAATACATCAGTATATGACAAAGCATTGGCTGATTCATTAGGTGCAGACGAGTATGGCATGAAGATGTATGTTTTAGTGATGCTGAAAACAGGAACAAACCAAACAACAGATAAAGCAACAACAGACAGTTTATTTAAGGGCCACATGCAAAATATTAGCCGCCTGGTAAGCATAAAAAAGTTAGTGGTAGCCGGGCCATTACAGAAGAATGAAAAAAATTATCGTGGCATTTTTATATTAGATGTGAACACTTTGGAAGAAGCCAGGTTATTAATAAATACAGATCCTGCCATTAAAGCAAAATTACTCGACGCAGATATGTTTCTTTGGTATGGTTCTGCAGCGCTGCCTGAATATTTACCCTATCATGAGAAAGTACAAAAGCAAAGTCATTAAAAATAAAAAAAACCCTGTCTTCAAATCTCCGTGTCTATAGAGATACTCGAAGAAGCCTCTATGGGTACTAAATGTAGCTTGATCATCATAATCACCACAGTGTCCGCTGCATGAAGAACCAAAAGTATAAGCGTGCGACGCAACCAAAGCCTAATAGTTTTACTACTGTCCGGTAAAAAATAGTTTGCAAGTAAAGATGTATTTGTTTTTTAGCCGAACTCAAAAATAAGTACAACCATTTAAGTATGTCGCAAACCGCTCAACCATAATAATGGGTTTAATAAAATAACTTGATGTTATTTTATCTACGAAATATTTCGTTAATTTTATAAAAAATCTATTATGAAAAAAATATCTCTTGCTTTTATGCTACAGTCTATTAGTTGCATGACAGTATTTGCACAGGATAAAATAAAAATAGAACCGAGCGGCAACATTATTAGCAAAGAAATATCCGTACAGGCATTTGATGCAATAAATGCCAAAGGTCTTTATGAACTTGTTTTGCAACAAGGCGATAAGGAAACTGTAAAAATAGAAGCCGACGATAATTTGATGGATCTTTTTTCTGTAAAGAATAATGGCAATACACTTGAAATTGACATGCCCAACCTAAAAGATAAAAACATTGATTTCAAAAATAAAGATGACAGAAAATCTTTGAAACTGAAAGTCTATGTAACTTTTAAGAAGCTAAAAAGCCTTGATCTTTCGGTTATCGGCAGTGTACGCTCCGAAGCAACCGTAAAAGCAGATGCATTTAATTTAGAAAGCAAGAGCGTAGGCAATGTTGACCTTAAATTAAGTGCTGGTATATTAACCGTAAACAATAAAGGCGTGGGCAATATAACACTAAGCGGTAATGCAAATAACGCAGATGTAAGTAATAAAGGCGTGGGGGAGTTTAATGGTGGCGATCTTGTTGTTCAAACCATGAACATTGATAACACAGGCGTTGGAAATGCCAATGTTAACGTTGTAAAAGACCTTAATATCAAACAATCATTTCTTGGAAAGGTAAATAATAAGGGCGCTGCAAAAACGCATAAAATGGAAGGTGTGGAAATGTAATGTTTTGGGCAACGGTTTTTAGTATATAAACCATTCTGAGAAGGGAAATAAGAGCCACCGGTTATTTACTGGTGGCTCTTGAATGATGACATCAGCCAATTATTTTATAACCTCTTCAATTTTTTCACTGATAGCTGACAGTAGGTTTTTATCTAGGTTATTTAAGTACTTTTCATCCTGACCCGGCATAGTTACTACTCTTAACTTCCTTTCTTCATCAGGTTCAAAGTAAACTTCCAGTTCACCAATCAATACGATTATCTTATAAGAATATCCTTGTTGAAGTAATGTTGCCTGATATTCTTTTTCTTTATTCTTATAAGTTACTGATAAAGTAAAATAATCGTTCATTTTCCTACAAACATATGCTATCGTGAATTACGAAAACAAGACTAACATTTTGACTTTGGGGACTTTTTGAAATCTGCATAGTGGAAATGGCAGGTTATAATAAATAAAAAGCTCATAGGTTTTTAATCTATGAGCAATGATTTGTAGCGAGATCGGGAGTTGAACCCGAGACCTTTGGGTTATGAATCCAACGCTCTAACCACCTGAGCTACCTCGCCAAACGGGCGGCAAAAATAGTGGTTTTACGTTTAAAAAAACAAACAAAGTGTTTCATTTTTATTCTGTCACCATATGCTCCAAAAATGAAAGTATTACAGTATAACAGCAGTTGTCATAAAAACAGCAAGTTGTTCTCTTCTTAATATCAGTCTTAACTTTAGAAGCAGCTTTCAGTTTTCAATTCTTAACTGCTATAAACTATGCTTGTGCAGTTGGCCCACCAAAATTCATAGGAATTTCTATTTGTTCGAGGTCCTGTATTTTTCCGTTGGCGGCTTCGTAGCGGTCCACATTTTCCTGTAAAGCACGCATAAAACGTTTAGCATGCATAGGAGTGAAAATGATCCTTGATTTTACTTTGCTCTTGGGTGTACCGGGCATTACATTCACAAAATCTATTACAAATTCTGCATGGCTATGTGTTATAATGGCAAGGTTAGCATAACTACCTTCTGCTACTTCTTCAGTAATTTCTATATTGAGTTGATTGTTTTGTGGTATCTGTTGATCTGCCATGTGGGTATTTTTTACAAATGTAGGGTTGATGCAGGAAAAACAATAAGCAGGTTTTAAAAAGTTGCCTAAAGAACAGAATGTACAAGTGTGCGACGCAAGTGGCGATGCCATAAAAAACTACAGCCGGGTTCATAATAATTTCTCTTATAAAAATGATGAATAATGCTTAAACTTGCCGTCCAATCAAAAACGATCTACTATGGACGCAGCAATTCAAACGAAAGTAAATACATGGCTGAATGGCAGTTACGACCAGGCAACTAAAGATGAAATTTTACGACTGCAAAAAGACAGTCCTGATGAATTGGTTGAATCGTTTTACCAGAATCTTGAATTTGGTACCGGCGGTCTGCGCGGAATAATGGGTGTTGGTACCAATCGCATCAATAAATATACAGTAGGCATGTGCACGCAGGGCTTTGCTAATTATCTAAAAAAGACATATCCCGATATTGAGATAAGAATGGCGATTGCACATGACAGCCGCAACAACAGCCGCTTCTTTGCAGAAACAACAGCCAATGTTTTTGCGGCAAACGGCATAAAAGTTTTTTTGTTTGAATCACTAAGGCCAACGCCGGAACTAAGTTTTGCTATTCGTCATTTCAAATGTAATGGCGGCGTGGTTTGTACAGCATCGCATAATCCTAAAGAATACAATGGTTATAAAGCATACTGGAATGATGGCGGACAATTGGTACCACCACATGATAAAAATGTTATTCGTGAAGTAGAAGCAATAACCAATGTTGATGAAGTAAAATGGGATGGGGGAGAAGCACACATTACATTGATCGGTGCTGATGTTGACGCTGCATATATTGATATGGTAAAAGGTTTAAGTGTGTATCCTGATGTTATTGCTGCGCAGCATGATCTTAAAATCGTTTACACTCCAATACATGGTACAGGTATAAAATTAGTACCCGGGGTGTTGAAAGCATTTGGGTTTACCAATGTTACCATCGTTGAAGAACAGAGTACACCTGATGGAAATTTTCCAACAGTTGTTTACCCAAACCCTGAAGAGAGCGAAGCGATGAGCATAGGTTTGAAAAAAGCCAAAGCATTAGATGCGGATATTTTATGCGGCACTGATCCTGATGCAGATCGGGTTGGCATTGCTATCAAAAATCATAAAGGTGATTGGATGTTAATGAATGGCAACCAGACCGCAGTACTTGCTTTCACATACATGATGGAAGCACGCAAAGCAAAGGGTATTGCGCAACCAAATGATATGGTAGTAAAAACAATTGTCACCACCGACATGATCTATAATGTTGCTAAGGCAAATGATGTTGCGTGTTATGATGTGTTAACTGGTTTTAAATGGATCGCAGAACTAATTAAGGAAAAAGAAGGCAAAGAAAATTATGTGATCGGTGGTGAAGAAAGTTTTGGTATGATGATCGGCGATAAAGTGCGTGATAAAGATGCTGTATCTGCGGTTGCACTGCTTTGCGAAATGGCAGCTTATGAAAAAAGTAAAGGACGTTCATTGTATGATAAACTGATCGACCTCTATGTAAAATATGATTTCTATCTTGAACACCTTATCAGCATTACCAAGAAAGGTATGCGCGGGCAGGAAGAAATTGCAGAAATGATGCAGGGTTATCGTAACAATCCGCCTGCGACAATTAATGGCACTAAGGTGGTGCACTTACTCGATTATCAATTACAGGTTGGAAAAAATCTTGTTACTAATGAAATTTGGGATATTACTTTACCAAAGAGTAATGTGTTACAGTTCCTGTTAGAAGATGGAACAAAAATTTCTGCAAGACCAAGCGGCACAGAGCCAAAGATCAAATTCTATTTTAGTGTGAATACAAAGCTTGCGAGCAAAGAAGCTTATGACGATACACATGCAATGTTGATGAATCGCATTAAAGCTGTGATAGAAGATATGAAGCTGAAATAAGTTTTAGGTAGTAAGTAATAAGTTTTAAATAAATGCTGCGATTTTTTATCGCGGCATTTTTATTTTGAGCCCAACTGTATTACTACAATAAAGCTGTTGTTGCGTCGCACTCTTGTACTGTAGAATATAGATCGTTATAGCGAGGACAACAGCAAAGCATTATGCATTAAGTTGTCTGTGGCTATCTGTTAAATTAAAAGATTGCCACAGCTTTCCCATGCGCATGGCTAAGAGTACAGCTTCGCAATGACGATTAGCGTTAAGAACGCACAAGTGAGTGACACAACTGAAGCTTCATATCAGCAATACAGTTAAGTACATAACAGTTGTATTCATTTTTCAGTTACTTTCAGTCTTTAAATATTGCACGTATGAAAAAGATTTCTCTTTTTACTTTTTGTTTTTTTACTTTTTGTTTTTCCTATTCAAATGTTAGTCTTCCAAAATTATTTACCGACCACATGGTTTTACAGCGTGGAAAG
Coding sequences within it:
- a CDS encoding YciI family protein, whose product is MILKKNTFLKIAATLICFTIGFHTNAQTNTSVYDKALADSLGADEYGMKMYVLVMLKTGTNQTTDKATTDSLFKGHMQNISRLVSIKKLVVAGPLQKNEKNYRGIFILDVNTLEEARLLINTDPAIKAKLLDADMFLWYGSAALPEYLPYHEKVQKQSH
- a CDS encoding head GIN domain-containing protein, whose translation is MKKISLAFMLQSISCMTVFAQDKIKIEPSGNIISKEISVQAFDAINAKGLYELVLQQGDKETVKIEADDNLMDLFSVKNNGNTLEIDMPNLKDKNIDFKNKDDRKSLKLKVYVTFKKLKSLDLSVIGSVRSEATVKADAFNLESKSVGNVDLKLSAGILTVNNKGVGNITLSGNANNADVSNKGVGEFNGGDLVVQTMNIDNTGVGNANVNVVKDLNIKQSFLGKVNNKGAAKTHKMEGVEM
- a CDS encoding DUF3467 domain-containing protein: MADQQIPQNNQLNIEITEEVAEGSYANLAIITHSHAEFVIDFVNVMPGTPKSKVKSRIIFTPMHAKRFMRALQENVDRYEAANGKIQDLEQIEIPMNFGGPTAQA
- a CDS encoding phospho-sugar mutase gives rise to the protein MDAAIQTKVNTWLNGSYDQATKDEILRLQKDSPDELVESFYQNLEFGTGGLRGIMGVGTNRINKYTVGMCTQGFANYLKKTYPDIEIRMAIAHDSRNNSRFFAETTANVFAANGIKVFLFESLRPTPELSFAIRHFKCNGGVVCTASHNPKEYNGYKAYWNDGGQLVPPHDKNVIREVEAITNVDEVKWDGGEAHITLIGADVDAAYIDMVKGLSVYPDVIAAQHDLKIVYTPIHGTGIKLVPGVLKAFGFTNVTIVEEQSTPDGNFPTVVYPNPEESEAMSIGLKKAKALDADILCGTDPDADRVGIAIKNHKGDWMLMNGNQTAVLAFTYMMEARKAKGIAQPNDMVVKTIVTTDMIYNVAKANDVACYDVLTGFKWIAELIKEKEGKENYVIGGEESFGMMIGDKVRDKDAVSAVALLCEMAAYEKSKGRSLYDKLIDLYVKYDFYLEHLISITKKGMRGQEEIAEMMQGYRNNPPATINGTKVVHLLDYQLQVGKNLVTNEIWDITLPKSNVLQFLLEDGTKISARPSGTEPKIKFYFSVNTKLASKEAYDDTHAMLMNRIKAVIEDMKLK